Part of the bacterium genome, GATAATTGAGCATTTTGAGGAGATTGTAGACAACTTTGGAGGGCTTTATATTGCTGTAGTTAATGAAAAGATTGTAGCAAGCAATCTTTCTGCAAAGATGGCTGAAGAAGAGGCATTGGAGAAATGTCCAGAAAAGAGACCATCTGTCCTTATGGTTCCAAGAAAGGAAGACCTTATATGCGTTCTATAGAGATTGATTATTCTTTATACAAAGGGATAAAGATGCCCATTATTCCTGTTGAGATAGAAGGAAAGAATGGGTGGAAAAAGGTATGGGTATTTGTAGATTCAGGGGCTACATATTCAATCCTTCATAAAGATGAGGCTGAAAGGCTTGAGATTGATTGGAGGTCTAAAGATATGATTATGGCTGTTGTAGGTGATGGAGGCTCAATCCCTGTTTATCTTCATACCCTGAAACTAATGATAGATAATATTCAAATAATTGCTCAGATAGGCTTCTCTGA contains:
- a CDS encoding DUF5678 domain-containing protein translates to MDKDDKWIIEHFEEIVDNFGGLYIAVVNEKIVASNLSAKMAEEEALEKCPEKRPSVLMVPRKEDLICVL
- a CDS encoding retropepsin-like aspartic protease; its protein translation is MRSIEIDYSLYKGIKMPIIPVEIEGKNGWKKVWVFVDSGATYSILHKDEAERLEIDWRSKDMIMAVVGDGGSIPVYLHTLKLMIDNIQIIAQIGFSDRLGIGFNLLGRKDIFESFKVCFDDKNKVISLFKWEEKCVQM